The following proteins are co-located in the Paenibacillus sp. FSL H8-0079 genome:
- the nspC gene encoding carboxynorspermidine decarboxylase, with protein MRFEQLPTPCFVVDEALIEKNLKILNGVMQRTGAKIVLAQKAFSMTAMYPLIGEYLSGATASGLYEARLGHEEMGKENHVFAPAYRAEEIDEIISICDHIIFNSFSQLAKFKDKALQAGRKVGLRVNPECSTQEGHEIYDPCSPGSRFGAKLEDFDADLLEGVSGLHFHTLCQQNSDDLETTLNAVVEKFGQWLPQMEWINFGGGHHITREDYDIPRLEACIKRMQNDYGLEVYLEPGEAVALNAGYLVTSVLDFHKNGMDIAILDTSATCHMPDVLEMPYRPPLIGSGEVGEKAHLYRLGGQTCLSGDVIGDYSFDQPLQEGDRLVFEDMAIYSMVKTNTFNGMPLPAIAVKRKDGDCEVVREFGYQDFKMRLA; from the coding sequence ATGCGGTTCGAGCAATTACCGACACCATGTTTTGTTGTTGACGAGGCGCTTATCGAGAAAAACCTGAAAATCCTGAACGGTGTTATGCAGCGTACAGGTGCCAAAATCGTGCTGGCTCAAAAAGCATTCTCCATGACTGCGATGTATCCGCTGATTGGAGAATACCTGAGCGGTGCAACGGCGAGCGGTTTGTATGAAGCGCGTCTGGGCCATGAGGAAATGGGCAAAGAGAATCATGTCTTTGCTCCGGCATACCGCGCAGAAGAGATCGACGAGATTATCTCCATCTGCGATCACATTATTTTCAACTCATTTTCGCAGCTTGCGAAATTCAAGGATAAGGCGCTTCAAGCTGGCCGTAAGGTCGGGTTGCGCGTCAACCCTGAATGCTCTACCCAGGAAGGACACGAGATCTACGATCCGTGTTCTCCGGGTTCGCGTTTTGGCGCGAAACTGGAGGATTTCGATGCAGACCTGTTGGAAGGCGTCTCCGGATTACACTTCCACACGCTGTGTCAGCAAAACTCCGACGATCTGGAAACTACGCTGAATGCAGTGGTCGAGAAATTCGGACAATGGTTGCCGCAAATGGAATGGATCAACTTCGGCGGTGGACACCATATCACACGTGAAGATTATGATATTCCAAGGTTGGAAGCTTGCATCAAGCGTATGCAGAACGACTATGGCCTGGAAGTATATCTGGAGCCGGGAGAAGCTGTTGCGCTGAACGCGGGTTATCTCGTGACTTCGGTGCTGGACTTCCATAAAAATGGCATGGACATTGCCATTCTGGATACTTCAGCTACATGCCATATGCCGGATGTGCTGGAAATGCCATATCGCCCGCCGCTGATCGGTTCGGGAGAAGTGGGCGAGAAGGCGCATTTGTATCGCCTTGGTGGACAAACCTGTCTGTCCGGTGACGTGATTGGGGATTATTCATTCGATCAGCCTTTGCAAGAAGGCGACCGTCTGGTATTCGAGGACATGGCGATCTACTCCATGGTAAAAACCAACACGTTCAACGGCATGCCGCTTCCAGCGATTGCTGTTAAACGAAAAGATGGCGATTGCGAAGTTGTTCGCGAATTCGGGTATCAGGATTTCAAAATGAGGCTGGCATAA
- a CDS encoding SDR family NAD(P)-dependent oxidoreductase codes for MKYTVITGASSGIGYEAALAFAARGKNMILAARRTDELDKLKAKVAEINPDLDVFIRTVDLSIAANVHEFYESLQAYSIETWINNAGFGNFASVGEQHLPKIEQMLHLNIEALTILSSLYVRDYADVDGTQIINISSGGGYTIVADAVTYCATKFYVSAFTEGLAQELKGKNAAMQAKVLVPAATETEFAKHSFNVDEFEYEGRVPKFHTAEQMAGFLLELYDSESVVGIVDGLTYDFELREPIFPYAARAASKPQN; via the coding sequence ATGAAATACACAGTGATTACCGGTGCCAGTTCGGGCATTGGATATGAAGCGGCTTTAGCTTTTGCAGCTCGTGGCAAAAATATGATCCTGGCAGCTCGCAGAACCGATGAATTGGACAAGTTAAAAGCAAAAGTAGCTGAAATCAATCCTGATCTGGATGTTTTCATCCGTACAGTAGATCTGTCCATTGCCGCTAATGTGCATGAATTCTATGAAAGTCTCCAGGCTTATTCCATTGAGACGTGGATTAACAACGCAGGATTCGGGAATTTCGCTTCCGTTGGCGAACAACATCTGCCCAAGATTGAGCAGATGCTTCATCTTAATATAGAAGCTCTTACGATTCTTTCTTCCCTGTATGTACGTGATTATGCAGATGTCGATGGCACACAGATCATTAATATCTCGTCTGGTGGAGGATATACAATTGTAGCCGATGCAGTAACCTACTGCGCAACCAAGTTCTATGTAAGTGCCTTTACCGAAGGACTTGCGCAAGAGTTAAAAGGCAAGAACGCAGCGATGCAAGCCAAAGTTCTCGTTCCGGCTGCAACCGAAACGGAATTTGCGAAACATTCCTTTAATGTAGACGAGTTTGAATATGAAGGCAGAGTTCCGAAGTTCCATACGGCGGAACAAATGGCTGGATTTTTGCTTGAGTTGTATGACAGTGAGAGCGTGGTTGGCATTGTGGATGGATTGACGTATGACTTTGAACTAAGAGAACCCATTTTTCCGTACGCTGCGAGAGCAGCCTCTAAACCACAAAATTAA
- a CDS encoding YitT family protein produces the protein MHQNRKQKSNKLKILSKVLLIIIGGFITAYGLEAILIPNNVSDGGVTGLSIVGSQLFGLPLGMLIGIINIPFVWLGYKQIGKSFALYSIIGIASLAISTSLMHHVPTIIQGDTLLVTVVGGIIIGFGMGLALRNGGALDGIDMLAVLLSRKVPFGTSDLILFLNMFVFIVVSTVFGLQGAILSGLAYFIASKVIHIVEEGLSGSKTFKIITNQPEIMVETIRDRLGRGATYTEAYGGYSNEQFKEITCVINRMEESKIKDIIHEIDPTAFVVVYDVAEVRGGNFKKKDIH, from the coding sequence ATGCATCAAAACAGAAAACAAAAGTCAAACAAGTTAAAGATCCTCTCCAAAGTATTATTGATTATCATTGGGGGATTTATAACGGCATATGGCCTCGAAGCCATATTGATCCCGAATAATGTCTCAGATGGTGGTGTCACAGGTCTGAGTATCGTAGGATCCCAGCTGTTTGGATTACCACTGGGGATGCTCATCGGGATTATTAACATTCCATTTGTGTGGCTCGGATACAAGCAAATCGGTAAAAGCTTCGCGTTATATTCGATCATCGGTATTGCTTCACTGGCAATCAGCACCAGTCTGATGCACCATGTACCAACTATCATTCAAGGCGATACCTTGCTCGTTACGGTTGTCGGCGGGATAATCATCGGTTTCGGTATGGGACTTGCACTACGTAATGGCGGGGCATTAGATGGAATAGATATGCTGGCTGTACTTCTTTCGCGAAAAGTACCTTTTGGAACCAGTGATCTCATCCTGTTCCTCAACATGTTTGTCTTTATTGTCGTTTCTACCGTATTCGGTCTACAAGGAGCGATCTTGTCAGGACTTGCGTATTTTATTGCTTCTAAAGTAATACATATTGTTGAAGAGGGCTTGAGCGGCTCCAAAACGTTTAAAATTATTACGAATCAACCAGAAATTATGGTTGAAACCATTCGTGACCGACTAGGTCGTGGAGCAACGTATACCGAGGCTTACGGTGGTTACTCGAATGAGCAATTCAAGGAAATTACTTGTGTCATCAACCGGATGGAAGAGAGTAAAATTAAAGATATCATTCACGAAATTGACCCGACTGCTTTTGTAGTTGTATACGATGTAGCTGAAGTGAGAGGCGGCAATTTCAAAAAGAAAGATATTCACTAA
- a CDS encoding saccharopine dehydrogenase family protein, with protein sequence MGKALIIGAGGVASVAVHKCVQNSEVFEEICIASRTKSKCDELKAKLDGGKTKITTAQVDADNVDELIALINEVKPDIVMNLALPYQDLTIMDACLATKTNYMDTANYEPHDTAKFEYSWQWDYKERFEKAGITALLGSGFDPGVTGVFSAYALKHYFDEIEYIDILDCNGGDHGYPFATNFNPEINIREVSANGRYWENGEWIETKPMEIKRVYDFKEVGEKDMYLLYHEELESLAKNMPGLKRIRFFMTFGQSYLTHLKALENVGMTSIEPIEYEGKQIIPLQFLKAVLPDPASLGPRTVGKTNIGCIFKGKKDGQDKTYYVYNICDHQECYKEVGSQAISYTTGVPAMIGAAMVMTGKWNKPGVYNVEEFNPDPFMEELNKWGLPWVEDFNPVLVDELPEEVKESELVR encoded by the coding sequence ATGGGAAAAGCACTAATCATCGGCGCCGGCGGCGTTGCTTCCGTGGCAGTACACAAATGCGTTCAAAACAGCGAAGTTTTTGAGGAAATCTGCATCGCGAGTCGTACGAAATCGAAATGTGATGAACTCAAAGCCAAGCTGGACGGCGGAAAAACTAAAATTACAACAGCACAAGTAGATGCTGATAATGTTGACGAACTGATCGCTTTGATCAACGAAGTTAAACCGGATATCGTTATGAACCTGGCTTTGCCGTATCAAGATCTGACAATCATGGATGCTTGCCTTGCAACTAAAACAAATTACATGGACACAGCGAACTATGAGCCACATGATACAGCGAAGTTCGAATACAGCTGGCAATGGGATTACAAAGAGCGTTTTGAAAAAGCAGGCATCACTGCATTGCTCGGTAGTGGATTTGACCCAGGCGTGACTGGCGTATTCTCCGCTTATGCCCTGAAGCACTACTTTGACGAAATTGAGTACATCGACATTCTGGACTGCAATGGCGGCGACCATGGCTATCCGTTCGCAACCAACTTCAACCCTGAGATCAACATTCGCGAAGTATCTGCAAACGGAAGATACTGGGAAAATGGTGAATGGATCGAAACGAAACCGATGGAAATCAAACGTGTCTACGACTTCAAAGAAGTTGGCGAGAAAGACATGTACCTGTTGTACCATGAGGAACTGGAATCTTTGGCTAAAAACATGCCAGGTCTGAAACGCATTCGTTTCTTCATGACATTTGGTCAAAGCTACCTGACTCACTTGAAAGCACTTGAAAATGTAGGCATGACTTCAATCGAGCCTATCGAATATGAAGGAAAACAAATTATTCCATTGCAATTCCTGAAAGCAGTACTGCCAGATCCTGCATCCCTTGGACCACGTACTGTAGGTAAAACGAACATCGGTTGTATTTTCAAAGGTAAAAAAGATGGTCAAGACAAAACATATTATGTTTACAATATCTGTGATCACCAAGAGTGCTACAAAGAAGTTGGTTCCCAAGCGATCTCGTACACCACAGGCGTTCCAGCTATGATTGGTGCGGCAATGGTCATGACAGGCAAATGGAACAAACCAGGCGTATACAATGTAGAAGAGTTCAACCCAGATCCATTCATGGAAGAGTTGAACAAATGGGGCCTCCCATGGGTAGAAGACTTCAACCCGGTACTCGTTGATGAGCTGCCAGAAGAAGTTAAAGAATCGGAGCTTGTTCGTTAA
- a CDS encoding MerR family transcriptional regulator — protein MHTIGEVAELLHISAHTLRYYEKEQIVIPLRDASGDRRYNESHLKWLQFVIKLKETQMPIAIIKKYASLFQEGEHTAADRLKLLEEHKESIQKQMHILNTADEMLEHKISSYRTLIGQ, from the coding sequence ATGCATACCATTGGTGAAGTGGCAGAATTGCTTCATATTAGTGCACATACGTTGCGTTATTATGAGAAGGAACAGATTGTGATTCCTCTCCGGGATGCCAGTGGAGACAGGCGATACAACGAATCACACCTGAAATGGCTGCAATTTGTGATCAAATTAAAAGAGACTCAAATGCCCATTGCTATTATTAAGAAGTATGCATCCTTGTTTCAGGAAGGAGAGCATACGGCGGCAGATCGTTTGAAGCTGCTGGAGGAGCATAAAGAGTCGATCCAAAAACAGATGCACATCCTTAACACAGCCGATGAGATGCTTGAGCATAAAATTTCGTCGTATCGAACGCTCATTGGACAATGA